In Nostoc piscinale CENA21, the genomic stretch GAGATGAAAACCAGCCGGGCTGAGTTGCGTCAAATAGCAGAAGTAGAATGGCTCGTCAAAGTAGATGCAGACGATCGCGTGAGCATTGAAAAAACTGGAACTCAAGCCGAACATGAGCTATTGTGGCAATTGCGCGATCGCCAACATCCAGGACTGATCATTTTCACATCCGGTTCTACAGGTAAGAGCAAAGCTGCTATTCATGATTTCGTCTTCATCATAGAGAAGTTCCAAACTCTACGACCTGCTCAGAAGACACTGCTATTTTTACTATTTGACCATATTGGCGGTATCAATACCTTGCTACATGTTCTGGCGAATGGAGGATGTGCTGTTATACCGTTGGATCGCTCTCCAGAAAAAGTAGCAGATGCGATCGCCAAGCATCGAGTACAGGTATTACCCACATCACCCACCTTTCTCACACTCCTGCTGCTGAGTGGCGTTCACCAAGGATACGATCTGTCTTCCTTAGAAGTTGTCACCTATGGAACAGAAGTAATGCCACAAAGCGTCCTCAACAAATTAAACCAGCTTTTTCCCAACATCCGCTTTCAGCAAACTTACGGACTCACTGAACTCGGTATCATGCGTTCAAAATCACGCTCATCTGATTCTCTCTGGTTCAAGGTAGGGGGGGAAGGATATGAAACCCGGATTATTAACGGAATGCTGGAAATTAAAGCCAAAAGCGCCATGCTTGGTTACTTGAATGCTCCAGCACCTTTTACTTTGGATGGTTGGTATATGACTGGAGATGTGGTGGAAATTGACGGTGAGTGGTTAAGGATTCTCGGACGTAAATCCGAATTGATTAACGTTGGTGGACAAAAAGTCTATCCATCTGAAGTAGAGAGTGTTTTACAGGCTATGGAAGGTGTGGTAGAGGTGTCTGTCAAAGGAGAAGCAAATCCGATTACTGGAAATATAGTTACTGCGAAGGTTCGCCTGACAACCGATGAAACTTTACGGAATTTTCGCTCTAGGCTAAAAGCCTTTTGTCAAGATAAGCTAGAGTCCTATAAAATTCCTATGCGGATAACACTGGTTCAGGAAAGACTACATAGCGATCGCTTCAAAAAAAACCGTTAGTTTTTAGAGACAAATGAATCTAAATAGCAGAAGATAAACCAATCACAATTAGTAATAAAAACCAATCTACAAACTTGGTGAAAAATTTACTAATAATTCTCATAACATTAAATATTTTCTTTTGCTTGAGAAATTTATAACAAAAAATTTATTTGCGGTGATAAAAATTGGACATTTGTAGCAATTTGTGGATACTGATTAGCTATCTAAGCCAATACTAATAACTTCACTAAAAATAAACTGTCTACCACCGTACCTTCTTTAACTCATAGAAATCTTATATGCGCTATTTTGATGAATATTGTGAAGTACATCTAGACCCTAGTATTGCACCTTGTACTTGGGTATTTAGAACTAACGAAAAAATCTGTATCAGATTTGGCATTCACTTATCTAAAAACCCTGACTATGGTCAGATAGTCTATGAGTTAAATGATGGTCAAGGATATTGCGATGTAGATCGCATCACAACACAAACTGAAAGTGTGAACGAAAATGGCTTCAAAATGTTCTCAATCGTCCTCCCTCCAATCATCAATGGGGGAGGATATCGCTACAAATTAGGTTATGTGGATACCTTGGGTAATGAACATACAAGTAAGCGATCGCAGTTTTTATTTGTATGTGATGAAGCACCCCGTTCCATAACAGAAATCCCCTCTGAGTTTTTGGGCTATGTGAATCATCAACCTCTCTATGGGCCAAAACCTAAGTTAGCAATGACATCTAGTCCCAATGATTGGCAAGCACGTTTATTTTACTCAATCATCATTGATCGATTTGCTCGCAGTGCAGACAACAGTCGTGCTGGGATGAGTGCGGTCAACTACGATCCAACATCACCTCATGCAAGTCATGGTGGGACAATTCAGGGCGTTATTGAGCAGATAGATTATTTAAAGTCATTGGGTGTTAGTGCTATTATTCTCAGCCCTGTCTATGTGAATGCACCGGACGGCTATCATGGCTATCATCCTATTCATCTTTTGATGGTCGATCCACGTCTAGGTACACTTCAATGTCTAAGGGAACTAGTGAAAAAAGCTCATGAATCTAATATTGCCGTCATTTTAGACGTTGTTAACAATCATCTTGCAGATAGTATTAACTGGGAAAAGTATGGCAGCCCGGTAGGAGGAGAGTTTAAGTATGTGCAAGGAGATGATTCTGCGGTCATGCCTTATCCCATAGAAGCACGCAATACATTTCTCTTTCACGGGACAGAATACACTGATATGGTAAATCAAAGACTCTTTGGTTTCCTGGAAGATTGGCGTACTGAAACAACTTATGTACGCGAATTATTGATTCAACACCTCAAATATTGGATTGCAGAAACTGACATTGATGGTTTTCGTTACGATTCTGCTCGTCACGTTGGTCTTGATTTTTGGGAACCTTGTGTGGCAGAAATATCAAGATACGCTAGTTATTTAGGGAAAAAGCAGTTTCTACAAATAGCTGAACACGCTGGCAGTACTCATGAGGAAGTAATCCAATACAATAGCGCCAAATTTACAAATTTTATCGATTACCCAACCTATTACACCATTAAACATTCCTTGAATGAGGATAATCATCTAAGAGGATTGGCAGATTATTTTTGTGGCTTTCTCCCACCATCACAACGGTATCATACCGCTTGGCAGAACAATATTATGTTTCTGGATAATCAAGACACAACAAGGATTTTCCACCTATTTTGGAGCCGTTTAGAAAATATAATTGAGGCAAGAATCTGGTTACACTTTGGACTGGCTTGCTTGATTTTAGGGCCGCAAATACCATCTATCTATCAAGGAACAGAGCAAGAATTTTCCGGTGCTTTAGGACTGTATCAAAAACAAGATACCAGAGAGTGGATTGGTCATGATTGCTATGTGCGAGAAGATATGTTTGAAAACTCAGCTTGTGTTTGGCAGTTTGGCCCAATTAACCGCAAAATTTTTGAGCCATATGATAAAAATCACCAAACTTTTACACTGATTAAACAGCTTGCCAAAATTAGAAAGCGACATCCACTCATTCAGCGTGGAAAACGCACTTTATTATGCTCCAGAAGTCACGAGTTACGGTGTTTATTAATTCATGATAATAATGATACACAACCTCTTCTAGTGGCCATTAATTTGGGAAATAACCCAGTATGTGAAGAAGCTTTTACAATTCCTGATTGCTATGGTAGTTTTTCCGATGTTGATATACTCATCACTACTGGGGATGGAACATTCAATATTGTAGAAGGTGGTATGAGGATTAAACTGCAACCATTTACTTTTGTTTTAGCCAGGCTATTGTGATATTATTTCCGGCAAATCAGTTATGAGTGACCCATATCTGTGCAGAAAGACGAAACTCTTTCGTCTCCTGCAACCTGCGGTCTTGATGAGAAATCTTTTCCCAGACACGACATGAGATAGGGTAACTCATAAGTCAATTGATATGATGTCTGACTAGATCAGTGGTGATTCGCTGCATCCA encodes the following:
- a CDS encoding ANL family adenylate-forming protein: MAIEFLLDRFDQTKDAEALIWRDRSLLYGELKELIQFWQKRLEEEIVEKGAVVALEADFSPNAVALLLSLLQHQCVVAVLTAEMKTSRAELRQIAEVEWLVKVDADDRVSIEKTGTQAEHELLWQLRDRQHPGLIIFTSGSTGKSKAAIHDFVFIIEKFQTLRPAQKTLLFLLFDHIGGINTLLHVLANGGCAVIPLDRSPEKVADAIAKHRVQVLPTSPTFLTLLLLSGVHQGYDLSSLEVVTYGTEVMPQSVLNKLNQLFPNIRFQQTYGLTELGIMRSKSRSSDSLWFKVGGEGYETRIINGMLEIKAKSAMLGYLNAPAPFTLDGWYMTGDVVEIDGEWLRILGRKSELINVGGQKVYPSEVESVLQAMEGVVEVSVKGEANPITGNIVTAKVRLTTDETLRNFRSRLKAFCQDKLESYKIPMRITLVQERLHSDRFKKNR
- a CDS encoding alpha-amylase family glycosyl hydrolase; amino-acid sequence: MRYFDEYCEVHLDPSIAPCTWVFRTNEKICIRFGIHLSKNPDYGQIVYELNDGQGYCDVDRITTQTESVNENGFKMFSIVLPPIINGGGYRYKLGYVDTLGNEHTSKRSQFLFVCDEAPRSITEIPSEFLGYVNHQPLYGPKPKLAMTSSPNDWQARLFYSIIIDRFARSADNSRAGMSAVNYDPTSPHASHGGTIQGVIEQIDYLKSLGVSAIILSPVYVNAPDGYHGYHPIHLLMVDPRLGTLQCLRELVKKAHESNIAVILDVVNNHLADSINWEKYGSPVGGEFKYVQGDDSAVMPYPIEARNTFLFHGTEYTDMVNQRLFGFLEDWRTETTYVRELLIQHLKYWIAETDIDGFRYDSARHVGLDFWEPCVAEISRYASYLGKKQFLQIAEHAGSTHEEVIQYNSAKFTNFIDYPTYYTIKHSLNEDNHLRGLADYFCGFLPPSQRYHTAWQNNIMFLDNQDTTRIFHLFWSRLENIIEARIWLHFGLACLILGPQIPSIYQGTEQEFSGALGLYQKQDTREWIGHDCYVREDMFENSACVWQFGPINRKIFEPYDKNHQTFTLIKQLAKIRKRHPLIQRGKRTLLCSRSHELRCLLIHDNNDTQPLLVAINLGNNPVCEEAFTIPDCYGSFSDVDILITTGDGTFNIVEGGMRIKLQPFTFVLARLL